Part of the Paenibacillus sp. FSL R7-0273 genome is shown below.
CAGCAGAGGCCTGAAGAACTTTGTCCTTATTGAAACGCGAGAGGGGAGCGAGCTTTTGCTTGCCTTCTTCACTGTCAATCACCAGGAAGCGCCATGGCTGCATATTGATAGACGAAGGAGCTGTGCTGGCTTCCTTCAGAATTTCTGACATTTCTTCTCTGCTGATTTTCACAGAGGGATCATAGGTTTTGATGGAACGGCGTCCATAAACAATCTCATTGAAATCATTGGTTTGCTGGAATTCTTTCATGCTGGTTCTCTCCTTGAGGTTTATATTTTTATTTGATCCGTCAATAATTGAGGGGTCAACTATTTATACATTCAATATATTTCAGATGCGTTGCGAATGCAACAGGAATGATATTACATCTGCGCTATTGAATGGTTTTTTCGAATGACACATGTTGCTGGTCTATCCCGGCTAAACCCAGCGTTTGCTTCAGCAGATTCAGATCCACCGAGAAGTCCGCAAAGCCCGAAAAACGGTCCTGTACCGTCTCGTCAGCCTGCCCGTACATCATATAGTAATCAAGTTTGTTGTGGTTGCTGATCATCCAGTAAGTAGGCACTACATGCTGTCTATGAAAAATTTCGACAACAACGGTTCCCTTCATGCAGAAAGCAAGATTGGACAAGCCGGCACCATGCGGCGAGACAATTGCTTCGGCAGAAGCAAACAGCTGAATTTGCTGGGCTACGGTCCAATCCTCCAGACGAACTGGTACGAAGCCGTATGACTCTAAATAACGGATTACTTCATTCTCATTTGTGATCCGGCGGGAAGAGGCCTTACACCGGGAGATAAAAATGCGGCCCGGAGAATTGAGTGTGGTGTCCCGTCCGGGCAGCATGAACCTCCGTAGGGTAGCAGTGGCCCAGGGCGGGTAATGGGAATTCATCATCAGGGAAGGCACCACCAGCAGCTCGGCCTGAATTTGCCGGTCACCGCCGGTACGGATTACGGACGATTCCGCTACGCCAAACATAGTTAACGTCTCCTCTACGAAAGTTCCATAAGGATTCGGGTTCATAATCAGGGTTTGAAAAGGGCAATTTAGAATTCTAAGCATACCCAGACGCGGCAGCACATCATATAACCAATGAAAATAATTATGACTCCCGCAAAAAGTCAACGCGGCAGCCGTCCCCTGAAGGTTGTAATGCTCCCGGGCCTTCTGGCGGTGCAAAGCCGGGTGTTCCTCGGCTGTCAGCATTCTGTTTAGTTGTCCATCGTATTCCTGAGAAAGGTCGTAGATCAGCTTATCTTCAGGTGTCAGGATAGAACCGGAGGGTCCCCAGACACGCCCATCCGGAATGTATGCAATATAACCGCCTTCAGGTTGAAGGGAATAGGATTTTAAGTACGGGTGAAATTCCGTTTCAACCGTTTTGGGGGCCTCGTATTCAGCGGTTTCGCCAAAATCGAAAGAGGTAAGCCTGAGCTCGTCTCCGGAGGAAGCCGAAGCCTCCCATTCCCATGCGTCCTGGTAAAAACCGGATGCACATAGATTTGTGTCTGCC
Proteins encoded:
- a CDS encoding glycosyltransferase family 61 protein, with the translated sequence MEEMSGKAKPADTNLCASGFYQDAWEWEASASSGDELRLTSFDFGETAEYEAPKTVETEFHPYLKSYSLQPEGGYIAYIPDGRVWGPSGSILTPEDKLIYDLSQEYDGQLNRMLTAEEHPALHRQKAREHYNLQGTAAALTFCGSHNYFHWLYDVLPRLGMLRILNCPFQTLIMNPNPYGTFVEETLTMFGVAESSVIRTGGDRQIQAELLVVPSLMMNSHYPPWATATLRRFMLPGRDTTLNSPGRIFISRCKASSRRITNENEVIRYLESYGFVPVRLEDWTVAQQIQLFASAEAIVSPHGAGLSNLAFCMKGTVVVEIFHRQHVVPTYWMISNHNKLDYYMMYGQADETVQDRFSGFADFSVDLNLLKQTLGLAGIDQQHVSFEKTIQ